ATGCGGTCGTCGTTCGGGTCCAGCTCGACCGGTGCCTCGGCGCGTTTGGTACGGTTCTGCTTGGCCTTGGTCTTGGCCCGGGCGGCGCGTTTTTGCTGCTTGTTGGCGGAAGCCATGGTGTGTGTTCCGTGATGCGTTGGAGGGGACTCAACTGCGCGGCACTTGCCGCCCCGGTGTGTTGGGGGCCAGTGCGCCGGTTTGCAGCCAGGTCAGCGCGATGGGCCATAGTGTGGCTTGGTATGCGCTGCGAAAAAAGGCGAAATGTCCGACTTCCTGTTCGCCGATGTCCTGCGGTTCGATTCGCAGGTGTGTCTTTTGGGCATTGTGGAAGTAATCGAGCAGGCGTTCGGTTGCCGGGATGGTTCCGTAAGGATCGTCGCTGATGCTGATCGCCAGGGTGTTTGCACGGACGTTGCTAAAGGGTAGGTGACCAGTTTTTGCCAGCATCACCCGACCGCTCGGACGCCGTTCATACCGCGCGCTTGGCGTGCTCCAGTCACGCACAACACCAGCGGGCGTGTCCTCCAGCCAGCCAAGACGCTTGCCGGGGAAGTAACCGCAGAACAGCGTCAGCAGCGGCATCAGCAGATGCCATTTGCCGAACATGCGCCAGCGATGTTCCGGGGCGTAATCACGCCAGTAGGCGAACTGAGCGCCGACGGTTACCAATCGTCGGATTGCTGATCCGGAGGCGCCGAGCCCCGCCGCACAACCGCCGAAGCTATGCCCGACCACATCGATCGGCTGGCCGGGAAACTCCCGCTGAGCACGATTGAGCATCGCCTCGAAATCCAGTGCTCCCCAATCTGTCCATGAAGCCTGCAGGTGCTTCATCGACTTCGGCCGCGACTCACCAATACCCCGGTAGTCGAAGATGATCACATCGAAATTGTGGACGAACAGGTAAGCGGC
This genomic window from Pseudomonas kribbensis contains:
- a CDS encoding alpha/beta fold hydrolase, with the translated sequence MGFQETHALENARDSVALTSDVQDESFREPAADGYPLGGFTWRHASPDPQRPVVIINAATSVRCRHYSRFAAYLFVHNFDVIIFDYRGIGESRPKSMKHLQASWTDWGALDFEAMLNRAQREFPGQPIDVVGHSFGGCAAGLGASGSAIRRLVTVGAQFAYWRDYAPEHRWRMFGKWHLLMPLLTLFCGYFPGKRLGWLEDTPAGVVRDWSTPSARYERRPSGRVMLAKTGHLPFSNVRANTLAISISDDPYGTIPATERLLDYFHNAQKTHLRIEPQDIGEQEVGHFAFFRSAYQATLWPIALTWLQTGALAPNTPGRQVPRS